atCATTTTGTCGTGTGAGAATGGacatttgtagcgtatgaaaaatgccatgcttgcccgggattcgaacccagaactccggataaaaggctgagactcTACCACTCCGCCCCGGAGATCggcatttaaattttacattattggctatatttttttaacgctatttattgttgtaatgaaaataacaatacaGCTATGACAAAATACCTCTATTCTGTCAAGTGATACGGCCGATAAATTATAACAGCTCTTGCAATCgttcttaactaaaaaaaaaaaatcgcaacaTATTCTTACTATGAAAACttcttagttataaaaaatttcgtACCTTagctgtttataaattattaaatacttttaatagtgctcggttaaaatttttgatggCGTATTTACTGAACGAAGCATTTATCATTTCTCGTGAAGATAATAGAAATCGATTGAATTGAAACTAAAAATGAAACTTGAAGCTTTGCAGCCGTTCTAATTACGGGTCTCCGCCAGATTAtactatttcttttcttaatgagTGCTGTGCAGTCCGTtgaattagtgaacaataagcaaatcCTTACGGCCCAATTAGACGAGATGTCATGTATGACATgcaaataaggtgtagtcttgtacagactccgACTGTCTATTCCTGAGACGTAccgttaattgaaccccgactaccaaagtacatcggtctagttttcaaatccgtatccGTCGTCCAcaaacttttattaggatttatacctcaaaatcaactgttaaacaactgatttttcgatgacgagttaatcGCTAGATCAACCCTGTGTACGAGGCTAACAAAGCCTCGTACtacttttaacaaagttttatagGCTAAATagctatatttagaaaattaagtatAAGCGCGTtactttaagtttaataatagttGAGTGCAAGAAAACAAGtgttttttacaaaagaatttctCCGAGAGAAACATAATATGTagcgtaaataaataacaaaataataaagtagataAATACGTTGGCTTATGCATcgtgaaagaaagaaatattattgtgcAACAATCTTGGTTGCTTTATATTTGTTATCGTATTCCTACTTCTGCTCTTATCTAAACTAACCGAGACTGTTAGTACGACGATATTATAATTATCTATTCGATTGAAGTGTGTAGGTAGAAAtagattaacaaatataaataaagattaaataatataaattaaattattttaaaatttgtacgttaattaaaatgtattcctTTATTTCTGTTTCAGACTTCAGATGGATGGAAAGTTAAAGGCGTTAGAAAAAGAATTGGAGCAGACCCGCATCGCTCTCTGTTGGCAGAGAACACGGTGTCACCATTTAGTATCAGCGTTAACCATCAAACTGGAGCAAAAAGAGGCCGAAGTTAAATCGTTATCCACTTTAAGAGACACGCAACTCAGTCAAATATTACGCGCATTATTGAATTTAGAAGCCCGTTTACGTCGAGAACAAAGAAGTATTCGAGCCCAGCTAGGCAGCAGGGACGCTATAATAAGagaacaacaaaatgaaatcgctcgtttaaaaaaattaatcgaaccCCAACGGCGATCGGTGAGTCCACCGGAAAGTTTACAGAGCGGTAGTAACGATTTCGAACGCCACGTTAAACCCGATCTGATAAGTTCTCTTGGAATTTGGAATAACGGTCAAAAAAGTACTAAAACATTTTCTGTGTCGGAAAAACAGCAGAATGATTATTCGTTAATTAGCGTCGGTAACAGCTCTTTAACGCCGTCGTTATCGACAGATATTTCTGAATCGTCCGCGACGACCGTAATtcaagtaagtaaaataaaaaatacggaaTCGGACCCTgtaatacaaaaaagtattacgAGAACAGATATCGAATGTAATGATTTTCATTCGAGAGATTTTTCTAAAGAAAGTAGTTCAAATTATACAGTAAACAGTATCGATAGCGAAAATATCGGCATTAGTAACAATATTAGTAATAACAATATcgataacagtaataaaattaacgacAAAGATGTCACACCGTataattcgttaaaaataaatgacgattatgaaagtaatataataaagtacGATATCGAGGAATTTAGACCCCCTTCCGTAGATATTTCAATACCTGAAAGCGCCGATTCGTTTACTGTAATACATGATATATCAAAAATACCTGAAACGATAACGCCACCGGAGgaattttcagaaaatgaatCGAAACACCTACCGCCGAGCGCATTGTTACACGAGATGCAAGTGCAGTCTAAATCGGGTAAAAATGAATACCACGATAATCCGGTTTTAGAATGCGTAAACCAGATACTTCTTCGCGATCAAGAAGAATTTTTGGAGGAGCAAAGAGTTTTAAGGATGAGGGAAATCgacaaaagtaaaaatgaaattcaaaacttAAATCGTAGCAAAAGTAGAGAAGATTTAACCGCGTATAATCACAGTCCGATTAAAGATAAATCGGTATCGCCGAATAAAAAATTAGCTCAAAATTATCAAGATAAACCGTGCTTGATGGCCTCTACACAACTAAAATTAGCGGGCAATGTTAACTTTGAAGAAAACATTCACAGTAACGAGTTATTTAATCGCGAAACGAAACTTAAACCGTGCAATAATACGACGAAACATTCACCGCAATCAAAACCAGTAATACCTCCGGCGTTACCTCCGAAACCGTTACGATTACTTCACAAAAAATCGTCTActacagattttaataaacaagaaaacacaaaaattaaacaacctATACAATTACAATCGCATTTAACTATAAATCCGCAGAAATTTGAGCTTAATATTCGACCAAATTTAGAAATAATCGGTAAATCGTCACCCGCACTTCCTGAACCGACTTCCGACAGCGAATTATATGTAATATCAAATTCTGCATTAGACGATGAAATTTTACAACAGATTCaaggaagaaatataaataattgcgtcgaattaaaaaaagtatttaatccgGAACCGAAAAAATCATCTACAGAAATCAAAACTCACGCGGCGATCCATTTTCCATCTCcgtcaaaaaagaaagaaaatcataatAATCAAGATAAATTATCGAGTTCGAATTCGTTAACAAATGTtacggaaaaaagaaaaactaacagtTCAGGTAAATCACCGGTTAAGAATTCTAATACCGCgactaatataacaaataatagtaatagcaataataatagtaatagtaataataacaataatactgcTGTACCGCAAGTCATAAAAGTCGCATCACCGGTGTCATCTCTTTTAGCGACTGTAGAATCCATTACGAACGAACAGAACGATAACGCAATAtctcaaagcgttttacaaatcGTTCAACGTTTTGAACATCTTGGTCACGTTGAAAAATCACAAACCGTTGTTAACAACGACGAAGATGGGAATAACgcgttaagaaaaaattttgaagaatttcgtTTAGATGAATGCGATATGGATGCCCTTTGTTCGACGACGGATGAAGACGGAAGAGCTGAAGCCGACGGAGCTGAAAATcgattaaacattaatataaatacgaCAACGCCTGCCGTGACTGTTATGCCGTCAGAAGCCGGTGtaagttatgaaaattttcttgAAGCGACTGGTCTCAGTCAAAAATCTATAATGACTCCGTCAAGAATATTTAGTAAtcatagaaatgttttaaaaccCAAAGACATAAAACACAGAAGTCGTGTAAAAGCAGCAGCTACCGTATCAAACCCGACGGTTAGGTACTGGACTgaaccttttttgtaaatttagcgGTTCATGTAGTTCGTCAAAATATTTGAAGAacgtttgaattttaatttatttgataatataatcagaataaatcatAACTAAGAAAAtagcattaaattataaaagaaagtttcTTCTAGAAGAAATACTATGCGGCTGAACTGTTTCTTTGGAACGTTTTGTCCCTGATGCGGTTAcaggttattaaaatttttttaaatattctatggaACATCATACCCTTCCTCGTTAATTGAAGTGGTTTTTGCCATATCTTgcgtacattaataaaattattaacgacAAAACTGTAATGTTCGTAAAATGTTTGAACTCAACATTTCAACATTAAATGTTATTGTCGACTCTCTTATCGTACAATTTAATTATACCCACAAATATCACAATACAAACTCAGATTTAATAAATACGGACGCTTCAaacataaaaccaaaataaaaagcGTACAGTAAGTCAAATTGTATCTTAAAGATATTagataatactataaaaattaaagaaattaaaaacttgaaGATGGAATTGCAGATAGATACCTCAATAAAATATTGTGGTGAGGCATCACCAGAAACAAAAAAAGTGTAGACCATTTGCTGattgatttggaagttgagagttccagcgtccaactcctagtaaagtcagttatttttacacggatttgaatactagatcgtggctaccggtgtttttttggtggttgggtttcaattaactacacatcttaggaatggtcgaactgagaccgtacaaggcTACACGTCATTTtcactcattcatatcattctcattcatcctctgaagtaatccaaATCAGAGtagtacaaatttaaaataaaccggTTTCATGAGTTgctaatgtaaaaatttaagtaaaaaaaaacaatgatttcttATAATACTTCCTAAATCACATCTCAGCGATACACCACGCaagaatgaagacaaaaaaaggaactttaaaaaaaaaattttaaaccgcATCTAAtgaaaacaactaacttttaagaccttttagaaatttttaagtaGATATAGACAAGACAATTAGGATAGACATTAGGCAACAGGTTGAGCAGTTTAGGGAAACGCAAAGTAAAGAATTATTCATAGGATTTCATTATTATCCTGAACTAGTATGACATGGATTCAATATTGTCAAcctacctgaaaaaaaaacaatgggatTACCTTTTACATGACTACCTCTAATAACAAAGTTCCTCAAAACTTCTTCTTATTTCTGATTTTGACCGTTTTCATATCTTTTGATATGACTTTTTGATctgttctttttttctcttcctcCTGCAttctttcattactttcattaaatccttttttctttctttctttcatcttACCAGATATTTTTTGTCCTTTTCTTTTCTACAACCTAGAAAcctttaaatcttaatttttcctCTAAAAGTTTTTTCCATAATGTCTTCCTTTTTAATGCTTATTTcttgtttatcttttttaactaatttcatcCATTTGCTAACTGTTACAACAATTCTGGGATTAGTGCTGATAcgttcaaatattttcataattaatctgTCCTCTGGCAATGTTTGGATTAAATGTCTATAATATTTACTCTTTTACTactcttctttttctaattgtatcttaatagtttttcattttccaaataaattcCTTTGTTACATCTTTTTctaaactctttttttctttaatataggtTCTTTAGTATCTTTCTtagaattttcctttctttatttccaattcctctatttttttctttccttgttAAAGATAAACATTCTGCTGCATACagtaatttcagtttaataactgTACTTTAAtctgtaatttctgtttttataatatttttttattgtacaaatcCTTCAAAAAAATGGAATGCTAGTTAATTTTTCTAACTCTCGTTTTGTTCAGTTTTGTCCATTTTATTTTCTGGGTTATTTTTCCtggatatttacattttttttttactctactgATCTTTCCTACTTTGTATGTAAACGTTTTGTGGACTTTTTATATCgctatagattttattttctcaaaggATATTTGCAAGCCAGTTTTTCTTGCTATTGGTTCTGTTGCTGCttcaacattttctgaaaaaaaaaacactaaattatcTGCCAGTACCTAAATTTTGACCCCTAGATTTGAATTCTATACCcaaattaaattctgtttgcatcttcttttttcttctaatctcttcttacataaataaaattttatctattttcaggattctataaaaaaaagatttctaaagAAAGAacttcaaaatctttaaaaatgcaAAAGTGCGTTCTTTCGtactaatttacataattaatctaacaattttcttttcagtaataatatgcttaatattttaaaatcacacTCTCCCCTGGCAAGAAATTCAATATTGAAACTTAAAAagaactattgaaaaataaactttttttaagacaTACTAAAGagatatattacttaaaaaataaaaattcttcagtgCTGATAACATATTCTCTTAATAACACTTAATCTGAAAACCTAGAAACACatcttattaataaacaaacgtaaaaattaattactgtcaATGTGCTCAACTGATACGCTATTTTTCAAACAGTATCTTCAAGCAGAAGACAgcttatacatttaaaatatgttgtattaAGATAACTAGAAAGATCTCtttaattaaactacatatatttgtttatactgCAATGTTAAACCTGTtaagaataaacaatatttttttcaataaatcaagaTCATTTTGTTGCAAATCATGTATCAAAACTATCAAACATTTTGATTGTAGCATTACACGATCTACAAAGCTAGTTAATGATCCCTTAAACAATCCAGAACAAAGatcatttatgtaaaacaaa
This DNA window, taken from Lycorma delicatula isolate Av1 chromosome 7, ASM4794821v1, whole genome shotgun sequence, encodes the following:
- the LOC142327486 gene encoding uncharacterized protein LOC142327486; translated protein: MDGKLKALEKELEQTRIALCWQRTRCHHLVSALTIKLEQKEAEVKSLSTLRDTQLSQILRALLNLEARLRREQRSIRAQLGSRDAIIREQQNEIARLKKLIEPQRRSVSPPESLQSGSNDFERHVKPDLISSLGIWNNGQKSTKTFSVSEKQQNDYSLISVGNSSLTPSLSTDISESSATTVIQVSKIKNTESDPVIQKSITRTDIECNDFHSRDFSKESSSNYTVNSIDSENIGISNNISNNNIDNSNKINDKDVTPYNSLKINDDYESNIIKYDIEEFRPPSVDISIPESADSFTVIHDISKIPETITPPEEFSENESKHLPPSALLHEMQVQSKSGKNEYHDNPVLECVNQILLRDQEEFLEEQRVLRMREIDKSKNEIQNLNRSKSREDLTAYNHSPIKDKSVSPNKKLAQNYQDKPCLMASTQLKLAGNVNFEENIHSNELFNRETKLKPCNNTTKHSPQSKPVIPPALPPKPLRLLHKKSSTTDFNKQENTKIKQPIQLQSHLTINPQKFELNIRPNLEIIGKSSPALPEPTSDSELYVISNSALDDEILQQIQGRNINNCVELKKVFNPEPKKSSTEIKTHAAIHFPSPSKKKENHNNQDKLSSSNSLTNVTEKRKTNSSGKSPVKNSNTATNITNNSNSNNNSNSNNNNNTAVPQVIKVASPVSSLLATVESITNEQNDNAISQSVLQIVQRFEHLGHVEKSQTVVNNDEDGNNALRKNFEEFRLDECDMDALCSTTDEDGRAEADGAENRLNININTTTPAVTVMPSEAGVSYENFLEATGLSQKSIMTPSRIFSNHRNVLKPKDIKHRSRVKAAATVSNPTVRYWTEPFL